TGATGAACCGCGGCGTATCCACGCCGAGCTTGCCCCAGGTGATCTTCTCGTTCGGCACGGCGCCCGAATAGGAACCGTAGCTCGTGGTGGAATCGCTGATCTGGCAGAAGTAGCCCCACAGGGGCACTTCAGGCCGTTGCAGATCCTGGTGCAGCATCGGCACCACGCAGATCGGGAAGTCTCCGGCGATGCCGCCGCCGATCTGGAAGAAGCCGATGGACGATGTGGGCGCGACGGTCTGGTACCAGTCGGCGAGCCGCATCATGTACTCGATGCCGGTGCGCACCGTGTGCACGTTGGTCACGTCGCCGGTGATGCAGTGTCCGGCGTACATGTTGCCGAGCGTCGAGTCCTCCCAGCCGGGCACGA
The Acidobacteriota bacterium DNA segment above includes these coding regions:
- a CDS encoding deoxyhypusine synthase family protein translates to VPGWEDSTLGNMYAGHCITGDVTNVHTVRTGIEYMMRLADWYQTVAPTSSIGFFQIGGGIAGDFPICVVPMLHQDLQRPEVPLWGYFCQISDSTTSYGSYSGAVPNEKITWGKLGVDTPRFIIESDATIVAPLMFARILGW